One genomic region from Deltaproteobacteria bacterium encodes:
- a CDS encoding NAD-dependent epimerase: protein MKILVTGTAGFIGSFTAVRLLERGDEVVGIDNINPYYDVRLKYGRLKRDGIDRLGVDSGDWVSSTKYPAYRFKKMDLEDREAMERLFAAEKFDAVCHLAAQAGVRYSLTNPFSYVDSNITGFLSILEGCRHHGVRHLVFASSSSVYGLNEKYPFSVHDPVDHPISIYAATKKSNELMAHTYSHLFGIPCTGLRFFTVYGPWGRPDMALFLFTKSILEGSPIDVFNQGDMKRDFTYVDDIVTGVVKVLDRPPEGDPDWDGKSPDPSRSRAPYRIYNIGNNSPVGLMEFIEAIEAALGKVAKKNFLPMQPGDVPATWADVDDLVDDFGYSPRMTIREGVQRFVDWYREFYGYLN, encoded by the coding sequence ATGAAAATACTTGTTACAGGGACGGCCGGTTTTATCGGCTCCTTTACCGCGGTTCGCCTCCTTGAAAGGGGGGACGAGGTCGTGGGGATAGACAATATCAACCCTTACTATGACGTCCGGTTGAAATACGGCAGACTGAAAAGGGACGGGATCGATCGTCTTGGGGTCGACAGCGGCGATTGGGTTTCCAGCACCAAATATCCCGCCTATCGTTTCAAAAAGATGGATCTCGAAGATCGGGAGGCCATGGAGAGGCTCTTTGCCGCAGAAAAGTTCGATGCGGTCTGCCACCTGGCCGCCCAGGCTGGTGTAAGGTATTCCTTGACGAATCCTTTCAGCTATGTGGATTCAAATATCACGGGTTTCCTGAGTATCCTGGAAGGATGCCGGCATCACGGGGTCAGGCACCTGGTGTTCGCCTCCTCCTCCTCGGTGTACGGACTGAACGAAAAGTATCCCTTTTCAGTCCATGATCCCGTGGATCATCCCATTTCCATCTATGCGGCAACCAAGAAATCAAACGAACTGATGGCCCATACTTACAGCCATCTTTTCGGAATCCCCTGCACCGGGCTTCGTTTCTTTACGGTTTACGGGCCTTGGGGAAGGCCTGATATGGCCCTCTTTCTCTTCACGAAGTCGATTCTGGAGGGTTCGCCCATCGATGTCTTCAATCAGGGGGACATGAAAAGGGATTTCACCTATGTGGATGATATCGTAACAGGGGTGGTCAAGGTCCTGGACAGGCCCCCGGAGGGCGACCCGGACTGGGACGGGAAAAGTCCGGATCCGTCCCGCTCAAGGGCCCCTTACAGAATTTACAATATCGGGAACAACTCTCCGGTAGGTCTCATGGAATTCATAGAAGCCATTGAAGCGGCCCTGGGAAAGGTTGCCAAAAAGAATTTCCTTCCCATGCAACCGGGCGATGTGCCGGCCACCTGGGCCGACGTGGACGACCTGGTGGATGATTTCGGGTATTCTCCCAGGATGACGATCCGGGAAGGTGTTCAACGGTTTGTGGATTGGTACCGGGAATTTTATGGATACCTAAATTGA